Sequence from the Sphingobium indicum B90A genome:
TCGCGGTCATGCGCCACGACTGTCCCGTCTGCCGCTCGGAAGGTCTTGCGTCCCGCGCGCAGGTCGCGCTGCGCGCCGGCGGGCGGGAAATCGTCGTCTCGCTGCTGCACAGCTCCGCGGAGACTCCAGCGCCCGGCGAGATCGGCCTCTCCGAATCCGCATGGCAGCGGCTCGGCGTCAGCGATGGCGATCCGGTCGAGATCGCGCACGCCCAGCCTCTCGCCTCGCTCGCCGAAGTGCGTCGGCGCATCTATGGCAATCGTCTCAGTGACGGGGCTTTTTCAGCGATCATCACCGACATCGCCGAGCGACGCTATAGCGATGTCCATCTCTCGGCGTTCGTCACGGCCTGCTCAGCGGTCCCGCTCGATACGGACGAAACGATCAGCCTGACCAGGGCGATGGTCGATGTCGGCGAGCGATTGCAGTGGCCCGGAACGGTCATCGTCGACAAGCATAGCGTCGGTGGCTTGCCGGGCAATCGCACCACGCCGATCATCGTCTCGATCATGGCCGCGGAGGGCCTGATCATGCCCAAGACATCGTCGCGGGCGATCACCTCACCGGCCGGCACGGCGGACACGATGGAGGTGCTGGCACCTGTCGACCTCGACGTTTCCGCAATCCGCAAGGTGGTCGAGCGCGAAGGCGGCTGCATCGCCTGGGGCGGCGCCGTCAACCTCAGCCCTGCCGACGATGTGATCATCGGCGTGGAACGGGTGCTCGATATCGATGCCGTCGGGCAGATGGTCGCCTCGGTGCTGTCCAAGAAAATCGCGGCCGGTGCGACCCATCTGGTCATCGACATCCCGGTCGGGCCGACCGCCAAGGTACGCGGCGCCGATGCCGCCGACACGCTCGAGCGGGCGCTGAGCTCTGTCGCCCAAGCCTTCGGGCTTCGCACGCGCGTGATGCGCGGCCCCGGCGCCGAGCCGATCGGACGGGGCATCGGTCCGGCGCTCGAGGCGCAGGATATCCTTGCCGTGCTCCAGGGGCAGCCGGGCGCCGAGGATCTCGCCCACCGGGCCTGCGAGCTGGCGGGAGGACTGCTTGAGCTCGCGGACGCAGCCCCGGCCCGCGAAGGTTATGCGCGTGCGCGGGCGTGCCTCGAAAGCGGCCGGGCCTGGGCCAAGTTCCAACGTATCTGCGAAGCGCAGGGCGGCATGCGGGCTCCACCGGTCGCCCGGTTCCAACAGGATATGATCGCTCCCTATAGCGGCCGCCTGGTGAGTATCGACAATCGCAAGCTCGCGACGGTCGCGAAGCTTGCCGGCGCGCCGATGGCCAAGGCCGCCGGCGTCGCGCTGCAGTGTCGGCTGAACCAGATGGTGGATGCCGGGGCTCCCTTGTGTAGCATTCATGCCGAGAGCCCGGGCGAGCTCGACTATGCGGCGGCCTATGCGGTGAGCGACGGGCCGATCTTCGGGATTGAAGCGCTATGAACCGTCCCGTGCTGTTCGCGCTGTCTGGCAGCGAGGCCCTGGCACAGCCGCTATCCGCCGCGCTCGATGCAGAGGTCGGCACGATCGAGCATCGTCAGTTTCCTGACGGGGAAACCTATCTCAGGGTCGGAAACGACGTCAGCGACCGCGAGGTCATCCTGCTGTCCAGTCTCGATCATCCGGACGCCAAGCTGTTGCCGCTGCTGTTCGCAGCCGACACCGCGCGCGATCTTGGCGCTCGCAGGATCGGGCTCGTCGCCCCTTACCTCGCTTACATGCGCCAGGACATACGCTTCCATGCCGGCGAGGCGGTGACGTCGCGAACCTTTGCTGCGATCCTGTCTCGCCATCTCGACTGGCTGGTGACGGTCGATCCGCATCTCCATCGCTACCATGAATTGTCGGAAATCTACCGCATCCCAACCCAGGTTGTTCATGCCGCGCCGTTTTTGGCCTCGTGGATCAAGCGCAATGTCGCTCGCCCGCTGATCATCGGTCCGGACCTGGAAAGCGAACAGTGGGTCTCGCAGGTGGCGGCCGATGCCGATGCTCCGTTTCTCGTGTGCGAGAAAATCCGATCCGGCGACCGTCACGTCACCATCTCGATTCCGAATGCCCCAGCGTTTCTCGATCGCCAGCCGGTGCTGGTCGACGATATCGCCTCATCCGGTCGGACCCTCACCGAGGCGGCGCGCCAACTGGTCGGCATGGGGTTCGCGCGACCGGATTGCGTGGTCGTGCATCCGCTTTTTGCCGGCGATGCAGAGCAGGTTCTGGGTGGGCTTGTCGAAAGGATCGTCAGCACGAACGCGGTTGCACATGCGTCGAATGATATAGACGTCATGCCAGCGATCGCGGAGGCCGTTCGCCACCGGATTGAATGGCGTGCTGCGCGTCAGTTCTAAGACGGAAATGAACGCCCGGCAAACGCTGTGCGCGTCCTCATCCATTGACCCTAAACGAGTCCG
This genomic interval carries:
- a CDS encoding ribose-phosphate pyrophosphokinase — encoded protein: MNRPVLFALSGSEALAQPLSAALDAEVGTIEHRQFPDGETYLRVGNDVSDREVILLSSLDHPDAKLLPLLFAADTARDLGARRIGLVAPYLAYMRQDIRFHAGEAVTSRTFAAILSRHLDWLVTVDPHLHRYHELSEIYRIPTQVVHAAPFLASWIKRNVARPLIIGPDLESEQWVSQVAADADAPFLVCEKIRSGDRHVTISIPNAPAFLDRQPVLVDDIASSGRTLTEAARQLVGMGFARPDCVVVHPLFAGDAEQVLGGLVERIVSTNAVAHASNDIDVMPAIAEAVRHRIEWRAARQF
- a CDS encoding thymidine phosphorylase family protein; the protein is MKPGIIEDAEAEPVATTLRARRIGLSAAGSDLIAVMRHDCPVCRSEGLASRAQVALRAGGREIVVSLLHSSAETPAPGEIGLSESAWQRLGVSDGDPVEIAHAQPLASLAEVRRRIYGNRLSDGAFSAIITDIAERRYSDVHLSAFVTACSAVPLDTDETISLTRAMVDVGERLQWPGTVIVDKHSVGGLPGNRTTPIIVSIMAAEGLIMPKTSSRAITSPAGTADTMEVLAPVDLDVSAIRKVVEREGGCIAWGGAVNLSPADDVIIGVERVLDIDAVGQMVASVLSKKIAAGATHLVIDIPVGPTAKVRGADAADTLERALSSVAQAFGLRTRVMRGPGAEPIGRGIGPALEAQDILAVLQGQPGAEDLAHRACELAGGLLELADAAPAREGYARARACLESGRAWAKFQRICEAQGGMRAPPVARFQQDMIAPYSGRLVSIDNRKLATVAKLAGAPMAKAAGVALQCRLNQMVDAGAPLCSIHAESPGELDYAAAYAVSDGPIFGIEAL